gtCCGGTCTGGTTCCGGTTAtagtaaaattcaaaattttaggtCCGGTCAGGTTCCggttttgttaaaatattttgattcggttctgaccaattttttcggcCCAATCGTTTTTCGGTACTTACAAATTTTTCATAGGGCTTTTCAACAACAAATTCATtcgtttcgagcttctgtcatatttgtGTAGTATCTGTCATATCTGTGTGTAGTAATAATATACACAGATACAGAGATAGTCATATGTCATATAACCGTGTATATTACACAGatttatacaacatatgacaggtGCTCGAAAcccttatagggcttttcatcgattgtcattatttgtttcgagcttctgttatgtgtcatctaatattaatatatcaacGCCATACGTtattgggtgcattcagcagatgcaatcgctaactaatcgattagcGATTTTCTGCTGAATGCTACATATAAATTGTTagcattcagcagaaaatcactaatcgatcatcgattagttagcgattgcgtctgctgaaCGCACCCTATGGTACATACcaaatgggtgcgttcggacgaccacagcggctggacagctgagccagctgtagctgtcagacgtcaccgctggaagtcagccgctgagagatttactaagctttccctatcacggctggatacaaccactcagccgatttctgctgacagccagccgctatggtcgtccgaacgcacccatacaaaccaaagacgtatgacgtagatatattaattttagacgacacctgacagaagctcgaaacaaattattgtgaatgaaaagccctatggatagattcattttattattttagaattTGCTAAAACGGCAtccatttatttaaataaaatatttgacaaTATTCTGAAATCgacacaaaaatttttatttatctcaACAACTTCAGAAACATTTGTTGACcagaattaaaagaagaaattataacatagttttttatggtttttgattaattttaagaataataaaatatcttgaacgttttttgtttattaacaaaAGGTAACAAAATTGTTTGCAAACttaaataacaaaaacaaaaattaactatTCTTTGGGAAATAAGtcaaaattttacttaaaaaaaataattttattaacgtttcgacttccaattcggacgtcgttgtcaaaatacaaagatattaaaaaattaatcaaaaatgttgcttagtaaaaacgctgtgtctaggtacacgctaacgtgtacgcaaataaaaaagttaggtacacgcgaattaaacttcatcaagccagtgacgtcattatttagcgtggccagtgactttatattttggtacacgctattttgatatgtttagtgtttgttgtttgtttgatagaaaatatttttattaagggagGGGGGAAGGAAAGCAAAACATGAGCAAAactatatacagttgagtccgcgagtctttacccgtgcgtcattaatacctggcgagataaaacacatactttttatctagcatcattctcttccatgcatgaaactcatgacaaaccagctgccgtttgttattaagtaacaacacatgttaatttttatgaaccatctagactcagtgcattgaaaagagataggtacaaaaaaagacgattcggtatgttttcatttttaagcacaatttgtttgacgtttctgatttgtttaattttgtggctgtcagtcagttgaactttttgcggtttttgtcgaatttttgcgttttgaagtttctttatattacacaaacagttgttttcacaactaattttatattgggctttgaaattttaaggtaaataattatatttaggcaattaatatttaaaacatacaaagctaacgtcattcacacagtaaagaaatgactgtgtttagatttccgtcaaagtgaataaaataacaaaaataaaatatggtattggatttttttataaattgtttaattatttattaatcaataataataaaagaatttattaagctacttcaaatgtagctgtaattctgcgcaaaaattttgaagcaaaacttacatttgacattctatatatttgataacgtcaaattttataataaaacccctaatcggaacagtagccactttctgtcagttgttgttgtgtgaaatagatttccgacttatttcgtatgctttaataagtgatgacgcacgggtaaagactcgcggactcaactgtattcacataggcgtaaccagggggggggttttgggggttgtaaccccccccattgggatgtactttgagctctatacgcttaacaccatagccctcagagaccttttattgctatctattactctagcgctagcggatctactgagttttatcacactaatcaattgccccgtatattttatcttattacttctgctacccttaatcacgaatttttgtctcttatctttttcatactgttttagaatgttgtttaactcattaaaagaactaaataattgtccacactccatagttaatttaaaaaaaaaacaataaacaagtaaaaaataaggaaactctttataaatcaatattaaagtgtaaacataacgcgattagacaaattctaaccacactctgaaggccgcgtctcaccattaaataatttgatcaaacagtttgagcaaacttgacgtacttgaggaagtacgtcaaagtgacgtcataattgcagtttttttgaaattctaaaaatctgtgctctcactatcagtctagcttgatcaaattttttgtattgagttgtctaacttgtttgtactttatttaaaattaaaatttttcattactatccacaatgaacactcaggatgtgacgtcactaactgtcactttcagtttgctcaaacgagtttgatcaaattatttgatcgtGGGACGCGGCCTTGACACTCGCAATACGTACAGATACTTAATACCACAGCATAgacgcggctcaaattagcgtgtaccaaaaaacccagtcatagtacacgctaaataatgacgtcactgacttaatgacgtttaagcgtgtacctaacttttttatttgcgtacacgttagcgtgtacctagacacagcgtagtaaaaaacattcttctaataatttaatttaatctgactcattcatatcgacaattcagacatatattacacattttaaagtagaagactttaaaattatattgccaatatttatgagttgcgttcctgggacgactttattaaaagatagttcattcgattacatgactcaattacatgaaatcaactttaactcaatgATTTACATGCTCTCATATTGCTACTTGGATTGCATCGTGATACTACAAATAacattatttgttatttataggTGTTTATAGTATCATGGATTGCATCCTACTTCGATCCGTACTTGTATCCAACTACTTAGCAAAAGGTTCCGAGAAGTCGTTACTTCCGAGATTCACTCCGAGTACTCAGATCCAAGTACACCTAAATGTAAAGCCGGCCTAAGGTGTAACATCTGTTGTACAATGGTTGTATAACCATTTTATGCACCGAACACCGGTGGTTGTACGTTGTTGTACTGTACGGCTACAGGCACAAACCATACATATTGTACATACATGTGATACATGCATACATACACAAACCATACTTTATTTAGTATCATGGCTACAggtgttttttaaatgtttaggTTGGTACTGAAACTTGAAATTGTTCAACTAAACCGTTAATTTGTTTTATGTGAGCATTATTAAAGCATTTTATGATAGGCTTTTATAGTCCAATGCATTCCAATGATTTTCCAGACAAAATAACAAATTCTGTTGTCTTTTAAGAGCACTAAAATATGTATGTGGTTTCAACATTCACATACCAATTGTCATCAAAAGGAAGTAGTATATCTGTCAACTCGTCATTTCCCTTTGTCAATTGTCAAGTAGTTCTTTTTACAGCGTGTTATGGTGGAGTAGTCGGTATGTATTTGAATTTATCTTAATTTGTTTAATATTAGTAGTTAAATATTAAACTATAGTTAGAAGTTGTTATATATTTTACCATTAGGTAATTATTTATTAGATTTCTGTATTCGTTTTAAAGCCTTTTGCTTCTAAAAAGTGCTTAGTAAATTTGCACATGGTTTCACAATATGAACATTTTCGTGTTTTGAGTTTTCGAAATAACGCACCTATATTTAGTGAAATTGTTATAAACTCTATGAATATGACTATTGTAGTCAATCATAACCTATAGTTTTGAGGTAAGTTAGATATCTTAAATATTTTTGGTTATAGTCATATTCAGAGAGTGAATATGGCTATAATTCCTGATTGATCAACTCTGTATTTCTTTTGGTTGCAGATTCTCTCCATAATGCCGCAGAACGAGTATATTGAGCGCCATCGCAAGTTGTATGGTCGCAGACTTGATTATgaagaaagaaaaagaaagaaggaGGCCAGAGAGCCCCACAAAAGAGCGCAAGTAGCCCGAAGCCTTCGCGGTATTAAAGCCAAGATCTTTAACAAAGAACGCAGAAATGAAAAGATTCAGATGAAAAAGAAAATCAAGGCTCATGAAGAGAAGAAAATCAAGAAAACAACAGAAAAGGTTTCGGAGGGTGCCTTGCCTGTTTATCTGTTGGATCGTGATGTACAATCTAGAGCTAAGGTTTTGTCTAATATGATTAAACAAAAACGTAAAGAAAAAGCTGGTAAATGGGATGTGCCAATTCCAAAAGTGAGAGCTCAAGCCGATGCTGAGGTGCTAAAAGTCGTCAAATCAGGAAAAACTAAAAGGAAAGCTTGGAAGAGAATGGTAACCAAAGTTACGTTTGTCGGAGAAGGATTCACGAGGAAGCCTCCGAAATTTGAAAGATTCATCAGACCAATGGCACTTAGATTCAAGAAGGCCCATGTCACCCATCCAGAACTTAAAGCAACCTTCTGTTTACCTATCATTGATGTCAAGAAGAATCCTAGTTCGCCGATGTTTACAAGTTTAGGTGTTATTACTAAGGGTACAGTTATCGAAGTCAATATTTCGGAATTGGGTTTGGTTACGCAAGCTGGTAAAGTAGTTTGGGGAAAATACGCCCAGGTTACCAATAATCCAGAAAATGATGGATGTATTAATGCTGTACTGTTagtttaagtctgttcttgtaggttAGGTGttctttataataaaaatttatatttttgacttattttatttcatttgagccTTATTACAGCAAAAATGTTGATTGTCTTAAAGCAAAAGTAAGTATAAAGTATGTCtatgctttatttcttcttcctgcttccttaataggctcgcgcctgttccatcttcggaaatttttttattttctgcttTATTTCAATTCTCTTATATTTTTCATATCTAATAATAATTAGTATGTCTAGCCTAGTAGGCCCATagctagggttaccataatttattaaggccaaatccggacaggggtagtccaagtAAAAAAAACATATCCTTGCCTTTTGACACCCCCAAAGTTAGTATTAGTATTATCAGCACAAAGGCAAACTACAGTAGAGCGTTGATAATctgaactaattggtacaggggtagttcggattatcaaattgtttcgttatcgaacatatgttcaaaatacatacaaagctcataaacatagtacgtACAtaagttttagttacaaggaataaaacacctgcataataaacaaatgtattgtatgtatttctgcataaacaaaacaaaaatccgcagtcatgttttgcccatattgtcatattttttaattttataatttttttttgcgttcggattaccagggttcggattatcgacgctctactgtactttTGAATCAATAGAGtactttttaatacattttaaaacatGTTCTACTAAAAGATCAGATGTTTCACCCGGAAgttcatcaaaaaataaaagtttctcgTTGACACCTTCATTTTGCTTAAAATAATGAACACATACTGGAGTCAGTTTGATTTCGTTTCTGTTTGAACTATCAATTATTGTAACCTTAAAAAAATTTGCATCTTTgagtaatttgttaaatatgttttttgaaatatttttgaacttcTTTACAATCAAgggtaaaattttataatttcctggcgcatgcgcagacagacagtatgtagttcattgctaatctttcaaattatgtatgtatcagcgcaaataagtcattaaaagaatatattagtgttcttagtaaatgtattatttattataatttttgtgtctttggctTTGTCTTCCACgggcgtaagataataaaatatctatttttattctTCACTTTGAtgtatttgtcaccgtgatgtgtaattatatccgactCATCAATAGCACGGGGCTTGATAGCTCGGTTGGTATAGCATAGGACCagagatcgcgggttcaaatcctggacgattcattttcattttttttttctctattgCTTTCATCCTTCAATTtgcggactgggacgtttcgccgtcgccgttgaGCCACATCGCCATCGGCCGTTTCAGCGTCGAGCCAGTTCGCCatcgccatcccggcattggttaagtttacaagaatgTGATAACATACTAGccttttttatactaaatgtcaggGAAATACTTCAGTACAAATTAGGGACAATAAACAAGAGTATAATTAGAATatatcattaaatagataaatatgACTACTTtcagattcccggaaataaacaatattgagaaaattgatatcaatttcaattgtttttactgtatcaaaaataaaaaacttcattttgcaaaagtgatagtatataatcgttcgaaaaccattcaaaacttatatacaggtaatgatcatcccgaaattataagtacgaatgctaacaacgaaatggcaacggcgaaatgtcctagaccctcAATTTGTGATGTTGAGTGGAATATCTTGTACAACCATTTTCCACCTTATTCTAGGTTAATGTCCTATTGTATGTGATAATAGTATTTTTGGTAGTAGATCTTCTGGATGTGTCCTGGCCATTGTAGTCATTGGGTTCTTATAACTTGTAGCTTCCAGCCTATGCCTCCTTATGCTGGGCTCTGCATATAACTCAGATTTGTCCATCTGATTCAACACTGTTCTTCATTTTCCTCgtttaagaggatcggaacgtattttcggctgcaatgctattcaaatggggattcatttttttcaaatcctgagaaaactaataagtattttggaaaaatttaaacgcagaatgaaagattacgttattagcgagggccgaaagtccctgagaacttctacaatgtttattttaataagttacaggggtgaaaaaactaagagaaaatttagtgtgatttttaaattcaaatatctcattcaaaataaactttttatttattctaagggactttcggccctcggtaataatttagtctttcattctgcgtttaaatttttcaaaaatattatattggttttttcaggatttgaaaaaaatgaacacaatgccgtggtaatattttccaaatctgtctttgtcttacaacgcactcaaccgaatataatattgtcagcatatattgtcagtcagacactgacaatcagtgacaattttaaatatttgacattgcatcgggaatattttgagaaattgattaaatattattgatatatagtgtatttgataaacaattgatttaagacgtgaacttaataaaaagttatttattgtgtattatttgtgaaagatccaagcagagaatacatcagatatattctgtgatccaagtattttgttgttagagatgttcaaaattgtaagcgttccaaaataacaacatattattaaaaaatcactttaacacttttcctcttttctcgattgattattagtttttgttgtacaaataaattattacaatcactgaaaacatagttagtgaaaaaattatcacatttattaactgaattaataatttgcaattataaaaataacagttatccaagaacattcaaaagccatctctttaaattaattatgacattttcaagtagaatgacattctagtaatgtttacatatccacaccagtgtgaattttactacacgtaatttgccgtgtaaagacagaaaaagtagggatacacgtaaaatatttgcgaattatgtacccatagccttaatgcTTATGTGTAATTACTTTCTTTCATTAACACATTCACGGAAAAgactgcatatgcagacacttATAAAGGGACATGACTATATGAAGATatgtccgtgaatgtgttaacCTTATAGCTCTATTCATTCTTAGTTTTTCTGTGTTTAAGTTCTTCAGAATAATCTATTTTATTCTCGCTCCTACCATAAAGTATTAAGAGTCTGCGTCCGGCCCTCTATATGTCCTGATATGAGATGAGTAATACACTTTTCTTCTACCTTTTGGCAACTATGGAACTAagtattaacccttaaacgcccaagggtgggtaaaaaatgtccacctaatgcgtattcccttgtaacatatttattacgtgtttaaaattttttcaaaaattatttattgttaaaaagacagccctttatcgaatgttaatttggttctaccgatatttttgaaaataaaagtaatatcagTTAAATATGGGTGTGTacaaaaagtacacccttggtaaaacttgttactaaaggtttctatataatttctcgttggtaggagcataatccatataattatcgatgtatatttacataatcgacataactatccgccaatgaggagactgaaaggaagaatgtggagaaaatcgacaaatctgaattactgccttttactggtatgttaattttgatgtacattgtaattttattgtaaggtttgtaaattgtttatattgatattttagaagatgctgtgtttattaagtataagattcttaagtttaatccatttccaacaactcttaataaatatattagccattttctaggtggacattttttacccacccttgggcatacatgaaacctaaaaaaggttgggcgtttaaagGTTAATAATTTTCAGTTGGTCTGAagctttttactttttttttgataGATCAATaccacaataaaaaaaataaacatctatTAAATATTTCAGCTTTTGCAACAAACACCAGCCTAGAATTAGGTAACAATAATATTGTGACAAAAGCTTTTGATTTGAAAGAGAACATTTAACGATGACACAGTTTGATGTATTCTTTGTTTAATGGATGATAAA
The window above is part of the Diabrotica virgifera virgifera chromosome 2, PGI_DIABVI_V3a genome. Proteins encoded here:
- the LOC114327317 gene encoding ribosome biogenesis protein NSA2 homolog; translated protein: MPQNEYIERHRKLYGRRLDYEERKRKKEAREPHKRAQVARSLRGIKAKIFNKERRNEKIQMKKKIKAHEEKKIKKTTEKVSEGALPVYLLDRDVQSRAKVLSNMIKQKRKEKAGKWDVPIPKVRAQADAEVLKVVKSGKTKRKAWKRMVTKVTFVGEGFTRKPPKFERFIRPMALRFKKAHVTHPELKATFCLPIIDVKKNPSSPMFTSLGVITKGTVIEVNISELGLVTQAGKVVWGKYAQVTNNPENDGCINAVLLV